One Watersipora subatra chromosome 4, tzWatSuba1.1, whole genome shotgun sequence genomic window carries:
- the LOC137394141 gene encoding protein FAM200C-like, producing MLLRFFNLRAEVNEFLKTHNKPKQLASMQVEGFHQCLAYLVDIFGSINEVNTKMQGRDRNVLNVTDGTNTFKDKLKLWVERLATGNVGVSFPVLHSLVDKKAPSASLLTDIKHHLNSLIAKFEKYFPKLDPRTEQLMSLTRDPFRRNFHENPELLQEEFLELTNNSALKDDFKELSIEHFWVQAQRLYPNISLAAFKMLIPFASTCLCESAFSAMLTIKSKSRNHLEVEADLRCAVSTTTPNIKILVSS from the coding sequence ATGCTTCTGCGTTTCTTCAATCTACGAGCAGAGGTCAATGAGTTTttgaaaactcataacaaaccCAAACAACTGGCTTCAATGCAGGTGGAAGGCTTCCATCAGTGTCTTGCTTACCTGGTTGACATATTTGGTTCAATCAATGAAGTGAACACAAAGATGCAAGGTAGAGACAGAAATGTGTTGAATGTAACTGATGGTACCAATACATTCAAGGACAAGCTCAAACTCTGGGTGGAAAGACTGGCTACTGGGAATGTAGGAGTTTCATTTCCAGTTCTGCATTCATTAGTTGACAAAAAAGCTCCTTCCGCTTCTTTGCTAACCGACATAAAGCATCACTTGAACAGCTTAATAGCAaagtttgagaaatattttCCAAAGTTAGATCCTAGGACAGAGCAATTGATGAGCCTGACCCGAGACCCTTTCAGGCGCAATTTCCACGAGAATCCAGAACTGCTTCAGGAGGAGTTTTTGGAGCTGACAAACAACTCTGCCTTAAAAGATGACTTCAAGGAGCTATCAATAGAGCACTTTTGGGTTCAGGCCCAAAGATTGTATCCCAACATAAGCCTGGCCGCTTTCAAGATGCTCATACCATTTGCTTCCACATGTCTTTGCGAGTCAGCATTTTCAGCAATGCTAACCATAAAGAGCAAATCTAGAAACCATCTGGAAGTAGAAGCTGACCTACGGTGTGCCGTATCTACAACAACtcctaacatcaaaattctggtcagctcctaa
- the LOC137394142 gene encoding axoneme-associated protein mst101(1)-like has translation MQKRKRGSVGTRQRKAQQAEEKETLSRRKRKRGSASRRNIETQQGKEKERLSSRKRTTGSNDGRKRETQQAKEKEGLSSWKKKRGSACRREREAKQAEEKQRLSRQKKKKDSAGKRKEEAKHAEEKERLSMQKKKRDSAGKRKRESQQAEENERLSRRKRKRSSTGRREREAQQAEKKERLSRQKRKRDSAGKRKKETQQAKEIKRLSMQKRKRGSAGRREKERLSRQKKETQQAEKKETLSRRKRQRGKRKEEAQHAEEKERLSKQKRKREAQQAEERDSAGGKERDTQQAEETERLSRQKRRRGSASRKKEEKKKGSAGKRKTDTQQSEEKEWLRRQKKKRCLAGRIEKEAQQAEEKERLSRRKRKRNSTGRRERVAQQAEEKERFSRQKKKRDSTGKRNREAQHAEEKKSLSRRKKKRSSAGRRKRETQQAKKREAQQSEEKERDGPEWTLSFRMSKKYVRETIEEELLFCSPLTETATAADVMNLVSDFFSKEHLDWGKLTGVCTDGALAMLGCHAGLDLHSW, from the exons ATGCAGAAGAGAAAAAGAGGCTCAGTAGGCACAAGACAAAGAAAGGCTCAGCAGGCGGAAGAGAAAGAGACCCTCAGCAGGCGGAAGAGGAAGAGAGGCTCAGCAAGCAGAAGAAACATAGAGACTCAGCAGGGAAAAGAAAAAGAGAGACTCAGCAGTCGGAAGAGAACGACAGGCTCAAATGACGGAAGAAAAAGAGAGACTCAGCAGGCAAAAGAAAAAGAGGGGCTCAGCAGTTGGAAGAAAAAGAGAGGCTCAGCATGCagaagagaaagagaggctAAGCAAGCAGAAGAAAAACAGAGACTCAGCAggcaaaagaaaaagaaagactCAGCAGGCAAAAGAAAAGAAGAGGCTAAGCATGCagaagagaaagagaggctcAGCATGCAGAAGAAAAAGAGAGACTCAGCAGGCAAAAGAAAAAGAGAGTCTCAGCAGGCAGAGGAGAATGAGAGGCTCAGCAGACGGAAGAGAAAGAGAAGCTCAACAGGCagaagagaaagagaggctcAGCAGGCAGAAAAAAAAGAGAGACTCAGCAGGCAGAAGAGAAAAAGAGATTCAGCaggcaaaagaaaaaaagagacTCAGCAGGCAAAAGAAATAAAGAGGCTCAGCATGCAGAAAAGAAAAAGAGGCTCAGCAGGcagaagagaaaaagagaggcTCAGCAGGCAGAAGAAAGAGACTCAGCAGGCGGAAAAGAAAGAGACACTCAGCAGGCGGAAGAGACAGAGAG GCAAAAGAAAAGAAGAGGCTCAGCATGCagaagagaaagagaggctcAGCAAAcagaagagaaaaagagaggcTCAGCAGGCAGAAGAAAGAGACTCAGCAGGCGGAAAAGAAAGAGACACTCAGCAGGCGGAAGAGACAGAGAGGCTTAGCAGGCAGAAGAGAAGGAGAGGCTCAGCAAGCAGAAAAAA AGAAGAGAAAAAGAAAGGCTCAGCAGGCAAAAGAAAAACAGATACTCAGCAGTCGGAAGAGAAAGAGTGGCTCAGGAGGCAAAAGAAAAAGAGATGCTTAGCAGGCAGAATAGAAAAAGAGGCTCAGCAGgcagaagagaaagagagactcAGCAGGCGGAAGAGAAAGAGAAACTCAACAGGCAGAAGAGAAAGAGTGGCTCAGCAGgcagaagagaaagagagattcAGCAGgcaaaagaaaaagagagaCTCAACAGGCAAAAGAAATAGAGAGGCTCAGCATGCAGAAGAGAAAAAGAGCCTCAGCAGGCGGAAGAAAAAGAGAAGCTCAGCAGGCAGAAGAAAAAGGGAGACTCAGCAGGCAAAAAAAAGAGAGGCTCAGCAGTCAGAAGAGAAAGAG AGAGATGGGCCTGAATGGACATTGTCTTTTCGTATGTCAAAAAAGTACGTCAG AGAGACAATTGAGGAAGAACTTCTGTTCTGCAGTCCTCTAACAGAGACCGCCACAGCTGCTGATGTTATGAACCTGGTTTCCGACTTCTTCAGCAAAGAACATCTGGACTGGGGCAAACTAACTGGAGTTTGTACTGATGGTGCTCTAGCCATGCTTGGCTGTCATGCTGGATTGGATTTGCACAGTTGGTAA